In Hahella sp. HNIBRBA332, the genomic window GTCATGCAGGATCTCGCCCGAGCGATGGACCGAGGCCTGGACACAGTGGGACGGGAAGAACCCGGCGTCTGTTCGCCCCGCCTGAATCCGGAATCCTCCCGCGAGTTCTGGCTGAAGGCCCCGGGAGCTCCCAAACCGGAACGCAACGAACATCCTCCTGGAAAGACGTTAAGCTATGAAGAGTCAATCAAAGTCTGGAATTAGTCCCATGACGCGACTGCTGGCCGCTTGCGTAACCTGGGTCCTGCTTCACTCCGTTCCCGCTCTCGCGGAAGGAGAGAAAATTCAAGTGCTGGCGTATGCGCAGCCACCTTTTATGGAGCTGCGTAATGACCGGCCGGCGGGCCTGGCCATCGACATCCTTAACATGCTGTTCCAACGCGTGGAAGTGGACTACAGCATTCTGTTTCTGCCCCCCAAACGCGCTTATGTCACCGCTTTGTCTGAGGCTAATAACTGTGTGCTGGCGATTGAGCGCAGTCAGGCGCGAGAAGCCTTGTTTCAATGGGTCAGCCCGATTCTCATCACCCGGCACGGTTTCTATTCCAACCTGACGGATAATTACAATATCCGCACGCTCAACGACGCCAAACCCCTGGTGATAGGCAGTTATCTGGGTAGCGGGGTCGGCGAGTATCTGGAGAAGCTGGGTTTCAACGTGGATCTCACTTCCAGCAACGACCTGAACATCCGCAAGTTGCAGCTCAAACGGGTAAACCTGTGGGCCAGCGACACCATTTCAGCAGCGGTGATCATCAATCAGAGCAGCCTTCCTATCAAGCTGGAGCATGTCTTTCTCACCACGTTAAGCGCGATGGGCTGTAACCTGAATACGTCGTCCGCCTTGGTGGAGCGGCTGCAAAACGAGCTAAAGAGCATGTATCAGGACCAGTCCATTCGGCAGCTATATCGCAACTACCTTGGCCAGGATGCGGATTGGCTGAGCAATTGACGCCGCTTTCAGGCGGCGTCTTCTCGCAGTGCTTGTTTGGGATGGAACAGCCGCTTCAGATCTTCGATGACCACGTAGTTTACGGGCACCAGCAGCAACGTCAGGACCGTGGCGAACAGTATTCCAAACCCCAACGACACCGCCATGGGAATTAGAAACTGCGCCTGGGTGGACTTCTCGAACAGTAACGGCATCAAACCGATAAAAGTGGTCAATGACGTGAGCATGACCGGGCGGAAACGGGCCACACCCGCATTCAGCACTGCGGTCATCAGATTGCCGCCGTTCTCCCGATCATTACGGTGCTTGTTGATGAAGTCCACCAGCACCAGACTGTCGTTCACCACCACCCCGATCAGAGCCAGCATTCCCAACAAACTGGTCAGGCTCAGATCCATCCCCATGATCCAATGGCCCAGCACCGCGCCAATGCCGCCGAAGGGAATCACAGTCATAACAATCAACGGCTGGACGTATGACTTAAATGGAATCGCCAACAGACTGTAGATCATAAACAGCACAAACAGTAGTCCCCATTTGAGACTGCCGAACGACTCCCGCTGCTCTTTCGCCTCCCCTTCCCAACTGTACTGAATATCTGGATGCTGCAGCATCAGATCGTCGAGAAAGCGGGTCATATCTTCCTGCAAGGCCAGCATGTTGGTGTTCTGCTTATCGATATCCGCACGCACGTTCATAGTGCGATAACGGTCTATGCGATAGATCGTGGTGGGACTCAGGCCTGGCTTGAGTTCAGCGATTTCGCCCAACGGAATCAGGCGTCCGTCGGAGGCGGCGATACGCAGGCTCTGCAAATCGCTGACTGACTGCCGGTCGGAGCGTGGGTAGCGCACCATGACGCGCACGTCGTCACGCCCCCGCTGGATACGCTGCACCTGATAACCATAGAACGCCTGCCGGATCTGATTGATGACGTCCGCCCGGTTCAATCCCAGGGCGTATGCTTCAGGCTTCAGTTCCACCTGCAATTCTTCTTTGCCGTCGGACAGGCTGTCGGTAATGTCGAATACCGTGGGATAGCTCGCCAGGCGTGCTTTCACCTGCTCTCCCACCGCCTCCAGCGTCTCAAAATTATTACCGGAAAACTGAATGTCGATGGGGTCGGACACCCGACCGATCTCCGCCCGGAATGTCAACGACTCGGCGCCGGGAACCACGCCGATCAGGCGACGCCACTCATTGACCAGTTCGTTACTGGTGACCGCCGTTTCCCGTTCCTCCGGCGCCACAATCTCAAATATCACCCGGCCCACGTGGGAGCCACTGGAGCCGCCGCTGGTGGCCAGCACATCCAGAATCAGATCTTCTCCGGTCTGCGGATCGCGATACTTCTCCTTAAGCTTAAAGGCGGCGTCCGCCATCTTGGAGACATAGCGGTCCGTCACCTCAAATGGCGTTCCCTGGGGCATGGTCAGCGACGCCCTGGCGATCTCGCTCTGCACCCGGGGGAAAAACACAAAATTGATCCAGCCGGACGCCACCAACGTGCTCAACAAGATAAAAGAGCCCACTGCAAACGATAAAAACAGGTAACGATTGCGCAGGGTCCAGTGTAATACCGGGTGATAGTAACGCAGGATCGCATTCTCAAAACCATCGGCGAAAGCCCGTTGCCAGCGCTCCAGACGGGAACCTGCATTAGGGTCCGGGTTGATGCGCACATGCTTCAAGTGAGCGGGCAAGATGAGCTTGGACTCGATCAGCGAGAACACGAAAATCGGCAGCACCACCACCACTATCTGCGCGAATAACTGACCGCGCACGCCTTCGATAAAGGCGATGGGCATAAAGGCGGCCATTGTGGTCAGTACGCCGAACGTAACCGGCGCCGCCACTTCCTGAGTACCCTGAATCGCCGCCTGCAAGCCATTTTCCGCACGTCGCAAGTGGGTATAAACGCTTTCGCCGGTGACAATGGCGTCGTCCACGACGATCCCCAGCACCAGAATAAAGGCGAACAAGGTGAAGATGTTAAGGGTCACGCCGAAGTACGGCATCACCAGGAACGCCCCCATAAAGGAGATAGGGATGCCGCAAAAAACCCAGAAAGCCACCGACGGCCGCAAGAACAACGTCAACAGCAACAACACCAGAATGCCGCCCTGAATGGCGTTATCCGTCAGGGTCTGCAGACGTTTTTTCACCAGCTTGGAAAAGTCGCGCCAGTAGGTTAACTCAACTCCGACAGGCAGGCTGCTCTGCTTGCGCTCGATATACTCTTTGACCTTGTCGGCGACGCCAATGGCGCTTTGATCTCCTACCCGGAATACATCCACGAACGCCGCCGGCTGGCCGTTGAAACGGGTGAGCACGCGCCCTTCTTCAAATCCGTCCACGACCGTCGCCAGATCTCTGACGCGCACGAAACTGCCGTCGCGCTGGGTCAGTACGACGATATCTTCAAAGTCATCGCGGCGGTAGGCCTGACCTTTGGAGCGAATCAGCACCTCGCCGCCATCGGTCTGGATATTGCCCGCAGACACGTCCAGGGAGCTCTTGCTGATGGCCTGGGCGATGGTTTGCAACGTAATGCCATAGCGCTGCAGCGTCGCCTTGGGCACTTCAATGGAAATTTCATAGTTGCGCACCCCATCCAGGGCCACTTGAGTGACGCCGTCCAGGCGCAACATGTCATCGCGCACATGCTCCGCCAGCGTGCGAATTTCCGACTCAGGGTAAGGTCCGGCGATGGCGACGGTAATCACCTCACGGGTATGCTGGGCCAGACTGATAACCGGCTTTTCCACATCTCCCGGGAAGGAGTTGATGGAATCCACCCGGCTTTTCACATCCGCCAGCAGCTCACGGGGATCGTAATCACTGTCCACTTCGACCGTAACGGATGCGCTGCCTTCAGAGGAACGACTGACAATTTGCTCAACGCCCTCCAGATCCTGCACCGCTTCTTCAATTTTGACGCTGACGCCCTCCTCCACTTCTTCCGGGGTGGCGCCGCGAAGCGAAACGGAAATCGAGATAGTGGAGGGTTCAACAGAGGGAAATACTTCCAACGGCAGGCGCTGACTCAAAGATCCCAGGCCCAAAGCCAGGATCGTCAGCATCAACAGGTTGGCGGCGACATGATTACGAGCGAACCAGGCGATCACTGCACGTCTCCACCGGTTGCGTCAGCTGGCTTTTCTCCACTGCGGCGCGCCACCTTTTCAGATTCATTCTGCGCTCGTTTGATGCGCACGCCGCTATTGACCTGTCCCAGTGGGGTGAGAATCAGTTCGTCGCCAGCCTGCAGCCCCTCGCTGATCAGTGCGGACTTACCGCTCTGCCAGCCAATCTCAATGCTCTGTCGGTGCAACACCTCCCCTTTGGCGATGTACACATAACTCCCCTGATAAATAGATGAAACGGGTACTACCAGGGCTTCCGGCAAGCGCCGTCCCTGAATTTCCGCACTGACGTACTGACCTATTTTGAGAGGATATCGATTCGCGTCCTGAAGCCCGAAAGGGTCATCAATCTGAGCGACCACATAAAGCTGCTGGGTCGTAGCGTCAATAGCACCTTCCGTCCGCACGATCTTGCCACGCCACTTTTCTTTCGAGGCAGCGAGATTGTTGAAAATCGTCACCGCTGGCGGCTCTCCACCCCGGCGCTGCTCGGGCAGATCGATAAAGCCCAGATCTGTATTGTTGAGAGGCAGGCGCACTTCGACGTAATCTGTGGCGTAAATTTCCGCCAGCGTGGTCTGCGGCGACACGACGGAGCCCAGATCCACCTGTTTCTTGAGCACGCGACCGGCGTATGGCGCTTTGATTTCAGTCCGCTGCAGGTTGATGCGCGCCTGCGTATGCTGGGCGATAGCGGTCTGCACTCGGGCCTGGGCCGCAGCCAGCTGCGGCTTGCGCAGCGCAAGGTCCGAGGCGTTGTTGACGCCACCGATTTTTTCCCAGTCTTTCTTCGCCTGCCGCACTCGCGCTTCTTCCTCCGCCAACGCCAGCTTCGCTTCCGTCACGGCGCCTTCAGCAATGCGCAATTGCACCTGATAGTCCACAGGGTCGATTTTCAGCAGCACCTCGCCTTTGGCGAAAAAGCCGCCATCCCGCAAATTCGGCGACACCTCGATCACCTGTCCGGACACCTGCGCAACAATGGCGCTTTGCGTACGCGGTTGCACGATGCCGAACGTGGAAATGCGCACTGGAAACACTTCGGTTTGCAGCGTCTGGGTTTCAACGCTGATAGCGGGCTGCGGATGCTCTTTTTGAGGCTTGGCCTGAGGTTTCAACTCAGTGGCGAGATAGGCAACGCCAACAAACAGGGCTAACACCGCTAACGGCAGGACTTTCTTTAACATCTGACTTCCGGGCAACTGTCTGATCGAGGGGACTAGGCCTATTTATACGCCGAGGCGCAAAGCGGCGTCCACCGCGAACGCAATATAGGCGATTAACATTGGTTAATTAAGTGTAGTGGGTTGGCGCTGAATGGGTGATGAACAACGCTTAATGGATTTTATGAAGAATCACAGAGCGGTCTCTGTCAAACCGTAGCAGATTCATACAAATGACTCTAAGATAAGTTCTTTCGAGGCATATTCTAAATTCATATTATTATAATTCGGCGCATTGAATATGATGGATATTTGGATAGCATTCACAAAAAGCAGACCCTTATCAGGGTGCTCCATTGATGTTGATGGTTGTGAATTCTATTTTGCGGAAGTTTACGTGCCTATGGTCTCCGTTGGAGAGTCTCTACCCAACTTTGAAGCTATTCTGAGTAAAGTAAAGAGCGAGCTGTTGGAAAACCGCCTGGAGCTGGCTGACGTATCGACGCTTATTCGCTACAAGGAAGATCAGTGGGAAATACACAGTGGTAGTGAAAATGATGTGAACGCGTTTGCGACGCTTGCGCGAATATCAGAGTCTATTGTATTCAGTGGGTTTCGCTCAGAAGAAATAGAGGCGTTAACCTCGTACCGCTACTCAATTTCCGATTTGGATTACGATTAAAGAAGTAAGCAGTCCAACTGGCCAACTTTCACTTATCAAGATTTAAAATATAGTACAACGAAAAATATATAGAATATAAAAACGCCAACTTTATTTGATATGTCGTCATTATTTCCCATACCGCTCACTTTTATAGCGAGATGTAGAATTGTTCCAGACTTTCATGTAACCGAGAGTCTGGAACTGATTAGCAAGCCTTGCTTTTATCTGGCGGGTTGAATCAGTCGGAAGTCAACCGCACCCCAGGATACTGAGGCAAACCATCGCCAATCACACACCATTTCGCCTTGAATGCGGTATAGATGTGGTCTTTCGGCAAGTGGTCCGGCTCTTCATCCAGAGTTCCCAGGGCGATGTCGATATAGTCGGGGTTGCTGAGAAACCGGAAAAACAGGCTGGAGCCGCATTGGGGGCAAAAGCCTCGTTCCGCCGTTTCCGATGAGCGGTAAACCGCGATGCGGTCTTCACCTGCGGACCAGGTAAAGTTCGCCATGTTCACCACGCCGTAGGTTCCCGTCGCCGCACCGTGGAACTTACGACACTTGGAGCAATGGCAGTGGGACACGTTTTCTTCAAAGGTCTTTACTTCATATTGCACGGCGCCGCACAGACAACTTCCTTTCATATCCCACTTATCTCCGCATTGAATTAAAGTTTACGCTGCATTCTCAGTCAGCCATTGGCGTCATTGAGCATCTTATGATGATGTTTCACATGATCGCGAATGAATGTCTTAATGAAAAAGTAGCTGTGGTCATATCCAGCGCGATAGTTCAGAGTCAGAGGGATGTCCTTCTCCGCGCAAGCGGCCTTCAATAGCTCAGGGTTCAACTGTTCCGCCAGGAACTCGTCTTTATCCCCCTGGTCCACCAGAATCCGGCTTACTTTCGCCCCGGACTCGATCAACGCCACAGAATCATAGGCTTTCCAGTTTTCCTGATTGGTTCCCAGATACCCCGCCAAGGCTTTTTTACCCCAAGGGCAGGACATGGGCGCGCAAATCGGCGCCAACGCAGACACAGAGCGAAACTTCTCCGGCTGCTTAAGCGCGATGGTCAGTGCGCCGTGCCCGCCCATGGAGTGTCCGAATACGCCTGTGCGCTCGGGGTCCATGGGCAGATTATCCGCCACCAGCGAGTACAGCTCTTCCGTCACGTAGGAATACATGCGGTAATTCGCGCGCCAGGGCTCTTCCGTGGCATCCACGTAAAACCCGGCGCCAGAGCCGAAGTCATAGCTGAGATCTTCGCCATCCAGGCCGACATTGCGGGGACTGGTGTCAGGAGCCACCACGATAAAGCCATATTCCGCGGCGGCGGCCTCCACGTCCGCCTTTTGCACGAAGTTCTGGTCTGTGCAGGTCAAACCGGAAAGCCAGAACAAGGTGGCGCACTTCCCTTCCTCCGCAGCAGCCGGAACGAAGACGGAAAAGGTCATCAAACAGCCGCAGGTCTCCGAGTCGTGTTGATAGCGACGCCAGTATCCTCCGTGGCATTTATTTTCCTGAATCAAGTGCATAGGGTTCCTCCCGGTGCGTTAAAAGAGAATGACGGAGCGAATGCTCTTGCCTTCGTGCATGTAATCAAAGGCTTTATTGATGTCATCCAAGGACAGGCTGTAGGTGACCATCGGGTCCACTTTGATCTCGCCGCTGAGATATTTATCCACGTACCCCGGCAACTGACTGCGCCCTTTCACGCCGCCAAACGCCGTGCCTTTCCAGGTGCGGCCAGTGACCAATTGGAAGGGCCGGGTGGAGATTTCCTGGCCGGCGCCCGCCACGCCAATTATCACCGAGGTTCCCCAGCCTTTATGACAGGACTCCAACGCCGCGCGCATCAATTGCACATTGCCGACGCATTCAAAGGAATAATCCACGCCGCCGTCGGTCATTTCCACCAGGGCTTCCTGAATTGGCGCTGACAGCTCTTTGGGATTCACGCAGTCCGTAGCGCCCAGGGCTTTCGCCATCTCGAACTTATCCGGGTTGACGTCAACGGCGATAATCCGCCCCGCGTTGGCCATTGCTGCGCCTTGAATCACGCTCAACCCAATGCCGCCCAGGCCGAATACCGCCACCGTCGAGCCTGGCTCTACTTTCGCCGTATTCAACACCGCGCCAATGCCGGTGGTGACGCCACAGCCCAACAGACAGACTTTCTCCAAAGGGGCTTTGGGATTAATTTTGGCCAGCGCGATTTCCGGCAGTACGGTGTACTCGGAAAAGGTGGAGGTGCCCATGTAGTGATAGAGCTGCTTACCCTGATAAGAGAAGCGCGAAGTGCCGTCAGGCATCAGGCCTTTGCCCTGGGTGACCCGGATAGCCTGACAGAGATTGGTCTTGCCGGATGCGCAGAACTTGCATTGTCCGCACTCCGGGATATAGAGAGGAATAACGTGATCGCCCGGTTTAACGGAAGTCACGCCTTCGCCGACTTCCATCACCACACCGCCGCCTTCATGACCAAGAATAGCGGGAAAAAGTCCTTCGGGATCATCTCCTGAGAGCGTATAAGCGTCGGTATGACAGACGCCGGTGGCGACAATCTTGACCAGCACTTCCCCGGCTTTTGGGCCTTGCACGTCCACTTCGACAATTTCGAGCGGCTGGCCGGCGGCGAATGCGACTGCTGCGCGTGATTTCATATTAAGCTCCCTGGTAGCTATGGTTATGCGTTGTTATGGGTTCCAGTGAGACACTATAGGCGCCGCCCGAAAGCATCGCAATGCCCGCCGCCTGCATCGCAGCCCTCCACCAAAAGGCGTACTTATCTGATTCAAAACGGGAATTGCTCGACACTTTTGACGACAGTCTATCGCTTTTTGCTTGCGAGGCGCTTAGAGCCGGACCGATACTGAGCGCGACTCAGGACGTCGCGGCAACCATCATGATTCTCACAAGCAAACTGCAACCGCCTCAGCTACCCGTGCAACTTCTGCCTCGGGACGCCTTGCAACAACGACTTGGCGGCATAATAAGAAAGCCAGTCACATTGGTGTCGGCGCCGCCGGGCTTTGGCAAAACCACCGCGCTGGCGCAGTTCCTTCATCGCGAACAACTCCCCTACCTGTGGTACGCCCTGGACGAACAAGACAATACTCCCGGCATATTCTGGCGTTATGTGTGCGCGGGATTCGAGTCCGTATTCCCTAAAGTCGGCCCGCGCAGCGCGCGCATCCTGTCTGTGGATGACGACGCTTTGAACGCTGTGCGCAGCTTGCTGGATGAGTTGACGCAACTGGGACGCACTTGGCGGCGCCCAAAGAGCATGCTGGTGGCGATTGACGATGTGCATTACCTCAACGATCCGGCCTTGTTGCAGCAACTGGATTACTTTCTTGATCATCTGCCGCCCTACCTTCATGTCACCCTGATCAGTCGAACGATACCTGCACTGCATATCCCGCGTCGTCAGGTCCGCGACAGCGTTCTGTTGCTGAATGCGGAACACCTGAGGCTCTCTGAAACCGAAGCGCCGCAATTTCTGCAAACCCGCCTGGGGATAAGCCTGGACGCATCGGAGATGAAAAAACTGCATCGCCTTACGGAGGGCTGGATCGGCGCATTGCAACTGTATGGCTTGAACCTGCAGTCACAACCCGCCAATAGGCTGCTCACTCTGAACGCGCCGCCGGAGAATGTGGCCGCCTATCTGGCGGAAGAATGTTTTCAGCAACAGGACGATTGGGTGCAGACAGGCTTATTGAATCTGGCCCTGGTTCCCCGTTTTAACTTGCAGCTCGCCAACCAGCTTTGCCCTGGCGTCGACGCCGCCTTGTTGCTGGAAACCTTGTTAAGGCGGCAGCTGTTTTTATCTGAAACCAGCGCCGATGGCGCCTGGTATCGCTTCCATGATTTGCTGAGGGATTGGCTGCTATTGCGCAATCAGGAGCGTCCGCCAGGGGACCTGCAAACGCTGCATGGACAAGCCGCACAATGGTACGCGGAGCAAGGCTATTTTTTGGAGGCCATGGAGCAGTGGACTCTGGCTGGCGACTGGGAGCAAACCGCATTATGCGCAGGCCGCGCGCTACCGGAGATTCTACGCATGGGGCATTACCCTCTGGTGGCGCGTCTGCTGGCGAAAATCCCACAAGAGCAACTGCACCGTTATCCTAAGCTCTTGGCCCAGCGGGCATTTTTGCAGTTGACGCGGATGCGCTTCGACGAGGTCGAGGCCGACCTGGATCAGGCGGAACGCTACGTGGACGCCATGCTGGAACAATCGCAGAATCCTCCCGCGCTGGCGCAATTGAAACGCCAATACGGGTTACAGGAGTCTGAGTCCGTCAGGGAGCTGAAATGCATGATCATTCTCGGACGCAGCCACATCGCCCGGATGACGGATAGGCCCAAACTCGCCACCGAACAGCTTGAGCAAACCCGCGACTTTCTACCGGAACAGGATTCGCCCTTCACCGCCTGGCTGTTTCAAGGCCTGGGCGCGGACGAATACATTCGTGGTTCACTGCATGCCGCGCAGTATCTGCTGATGCGCGCCTTGCGCAGCAGTCGTAAATATGAAGAGGGTTTCTGCCTACTCGCTACCCTTTCCTGGTTGATTCCTGTGCTTCTCCAGCAAGGCAAGCTGCAATTCGCCAAAGAGCTACTGGAGGAGCAGCAGTCCTGGTTGGAAAGCCGCCACATGCATTGCCTGCCGAACTGGGGCGCCCTGCACTATCTGCGCCTGTTGATTCTCCTTGAGTTGGAACAACCT contains:
- a CDS encoding efflux RND transporter periplasmic adaptor subunit yields the protein MLKKVLPLAVLALFVGVAYLATELKPQAKPQKEHPQPAISVETQTLQTEVFPVRISTFGIVQPRTQSAIVAQVSGQVIEVSPNLRDGGFFAKGEVLLKIDPVDYQVQLRIAEGAVTEAKLALAEEEARVRQAKKDWEKIGGVNNASDLALRKPQLAAAQARVQTAIAQHTQARINLQRTEIKAPYAGRVLKKQVDLGSVVSPQTTLAEIYATDYVEVRLPLNNTDLGFIDLPEQRRGGEPPAVTIFNNLAASKEKWRGKIVRTEGAIDATTQQLYVVAQIDDPFGLQDANRYPLKIGQYVSAEIQGRRLPEALVVPVSSIYQGSYVYIAKGEVLHRQSIEIGWQSGKSALISEGLQAGDELILTPLGQVNSGVRIKRAQNESEKVARRSGEKPADATGGDVQ
- a CDS encoding LuxR C-terminal-related transcriptional regulator: MILTSKLQPPQLPVQLLPRDALQQRLGGIIRKPVTLVSAPPGFGKTTALAQFLHREQLPYLWYALDEQDNTPGIFWRYVCAGFESVFPKVGPRSARILSVDDDALNAVRSLLDELTQLGRTWRRPKSMLVAIDDVHYLNDPALLQQLDYFLDHLPPYLHVTLISRTIPALHIPRRQVRDSVLLLNAEHLRLSETEAPQFLQTRLGISLDASEMKKLHRLTEGWIGALQLYGLNLQSQPANRLLTLNAPPENVAAYLAEECFQQQDDWVQTGLLNLALVPRFNLQLANQLCPGVDAALLLETLLRRQLFLSETSADGAWYRFHDLLRDWLLLRNQERPPGDLQTLHGQAAQWYAEQGYFLEAMEQWTLAGDWEQTALCAGRALPEILRMGHYPLVARLLAKIPQEQLHRYPKLLAQRAFLQLTRMRFDEVEADLDQAERYVDAMLEQSQNPPALAQLKRQYGLQESESVRELKCMIILGRSHIARMTDRPKLATEQLEQTRDFLPEQDSPFTAWLFQGLGADEYIRGSLHAAQYLLMRALRSSRKYEEGFCLLATLSWLIPVLLQQGKLQFAKELLEEQQSWLESRHMHCLPNWGALHYLRLLILLELEQPEAANQELERLWDATDDRVMAVDRVYHKWGEFALRLAQQDYPQAEKALNQLDAYFQQHFTQWNFVVPSPATLKVLLDALSGNPFPLAQWAAAYDTQAPIVNLQRQTIELMMYARIKIYQQADVLDLLLERLTLIQKAGNLYFSINLLVLCCLNELAQARPSSAREFLSQAVNAAAPLGVRRPFREEISLLQPLLTDMARRGHAATFISELTAYSPSQVRPQPGRSKSPLLEELSQRETTILNHLSAGRSNEEIALALNIAASTVKTHLRNIYAKLGVRRRTQALAIARENGLV
- a CDS encoding efflux RND transporter permease subunit: MIAWFARNHVAANLLMLTILALGLGSLSQRLPLEVFPSVEPSTISISVSLRGATPEEVEEGVSVKIEEAVQDLEGVEQIVSRSSEGSASVTVEVDSDYDPRELLADVKSRVDSINSFPGDVEKPVISLAQHTREVITVAIAGPYPESEIRTLAEHVRDDMLRLDGVTQVALDGVRNYEISIEVPKATLQRYGITLQTIAQAISKSSLDVSAGNIQTDGGEVLIRSKGQAYRRDDFEDIVVLTQRDGSFVRVRDLATVVDGFEEGRVLTRFNGQPAAFVDVFRVGDQSAIGVADKVKEYIERKQSSLPVGVELTYWRDFSKLVKKRLQTLTDNAIQGGILVLLLLTLFLRPSVAFWVFCGIPISFMGAFLVMPYFGVTLNIFTLFAFILVLGIVVDDAIVTGESVYTHLRRAENGLQAAIQGTQEVAAPVTFGVLTTMAAFMPIAFIEGVRGQLFAQIVVVVLPIFVFSLIESKLILPAHLKHVRINPDPNAGSRLERWQRAFADGFENAILRYYHPVLHWTLRNRYLFLSFAVGSFILLSTLVASGWINFVFFPRVQSEIARASLTMPQGTPFEVTDRYVSKMADAAFKLKEKYRDPQTGEDLILDVLATSGGSSGSHVGRVIFEIVAPEERETAVTSNELVNEWRRLIGVVPGAESLTFRAEIGRVSDPIDIQFSGNNFETLEAVGEQVKARLASYPTVFDITDSLSDGKEELQVELKPEAYALGLNRADVINQIRQAFYGYQVQRIQRGRDDVRVMVRYPRSDRQSVSDLQSLRIAASDGRLIPLGEIAELKPGLSPTTIYRIDRYRTMNVRADIDKQNTNMLALQEDMTRFLDDLMLQHPDIQYSWEGEAKEQRESFGSLKWGLLFVLFMIYSLLAIPFKSYVQPLIVMTVIPFGGIGAVLGHWIMGMDLSLTSLLGMLALIGVVVNDSLVLVDFINKHRNDRENGGNLMTAVLNAGVARFRPVMLTSLTTFIGLMPLLFEKSTQAQFLIPMAVSLGFGILFATVLTLLLVPVNYVVIEDLKRLFHPKQALREDAA
- a CDS encoding ABC transporter substrate-binding protein translates to MTRLLAACVTWVLLHSVPALAEGEKIQVLAYAQPPFMELRNDRPAGLAIDILNMLFQRVEVDYSILFLPPKRAYVTALSEANNCVLAIERSQAREALFQWVSPILITRHGFYSNLTDNYNIRTLNDAKPLVIGSYLGSGVGEYLEKLGFNVDLTSSNDLNIRKLQLKRVNLWASDTISAAVIINQSSLPIKLEHVFLTTLSAMGCNLNTSSALVERLQNELKSMYQDQSIRQLYRNYLGQDADWLSN
- a CDS encoding GFA family protein, giving the protein MKGSCLCGAVQYEVKTFEENVSHCHCSKCRKFHGAATGTYGVVNMANFTWSAGEDRIAVYRSSETAERGFCPQCGSSLFFRFLSNPDYIDIALGTLDEEPDHLPKDHIYTAFKAKWCVIGDGLPQYPGVRLTSD
- the fghA gene encoding S-formylglutathione hydrolase, producing the protein MHLIQENKCHGGYWRRYQHDSETCGCLMTFSVFVPAAAEEGKCATLFWLSGLTCTDQNFVQKADVEAAAAEYGFIVVAPDTSPRNVGLDGEDLSYDFGSGAGFYVDATEEPWRANYRMYSYVTEELYSLVADNLPMDPERTGVFGHSMGGHGALTIALKQPEKFRSVSALAPICAPMSCPWGKKALAGYLGTNQENWKAYDSVALIESGAKVSRILVDQGDKDEFLAEQLNPELLKAACAEKDIPLTLNYRAGYDHSYFFIKTFIRDHVKHHHKMLNDANG
- a CDS encoding S-(hydroxymethyl)glutathione dehydrogenase/class III alcohol dehydrogenase, with product MKSRAAVAFAAGQPLEIVEVDVQGPKAGEVLVKIVATGVCHTDAYTLSGDDPEGLFPAILGHEGGGVVMEVGEGVTSVKPGDHVIPLYIPECGQCKFCASGKTNLCQAIRVTQGKGLMPDGTSRFSYQGKQLYHYMGTSTFSEYTVLPEIALAKINPKAPLEKVCLLGCGVTTGIGAVLNTAKVEPGSTVAVFGLGGIGLSVIQGAAMANAGRIIAVDVNPDKFEMAKALGATDCVNPKELSAPIQEALVEMTDGGVDYSFECVGNVQLMRAALESCHKGWGTSVIIGVAGAGQEISTRPFQLVTGRTWKGTAFGGVKGRSQLPGYVDKYLSGEIKVDPMVTYSLSLDDINKAFDYMHEGKSIRSVILF